The proteins below come from a single Aegilops tauschii subsp. strangulata cultivar AL8/78 chromosome 6, Aet v6.0, whole genome shotgun sequence genomic window:
- the LOC109786195 gene encoding histone H2B.3-like, with protein MAPKAEKKPVATEKAPAGKKPKAEKRPPASKEGGDKKGKKKAKKSVETYKIYIFKVLKQVHPDIGISSKAMSIMNSFINDIFEKLAGESAKLARYNKKPTITSREIQTSVRLVLPGELAKHAVSEGTKAVTKFTSS; from the coding sequence atggcgccCAAGGCGGAGAAGAAGCCGGTGGCCACGGAGAAGGCCCCGGCGGGGAAGAAGCCCAAGGCAGAGAAGCGGCCGCCGGCGTCCAAGGAGGGCGGCGacaagaaggggaagaagaaggccaagaagagcGTGGAGACGTACAAGATCTACATCTTCAAGGTGCTGAAGCAGGTGCACCCGGACATCGGCATCTCCTCCAAGGCCATGTCCATCATGAACTCCTTCATCAACGACATCTTCGAGAAGCTCGCCGGCGAGTCTGCCAAGCTGGCCCGCTACAACAAGAAGCCCACCATCACCTCCCGGGAGATCCAGACCTCCGTCCGCCTCGTCCTCCCCGGCGAGCTTGCCAAGCACGCCGTCTCCGAGGGCACCAAGGCCGTCACCAAGTTCACCTCATCCTAG